In the Sus scrofa isolate TJ Tabasco breed Duroc chromosome 7, Sscrofa11.1, whole genome shotgun sequence genome, one interval contains:
- the LOC106504317 gene encoding collagen alpha-1(I) chain-like: protein MGLGYISPSSLARDKTSRSAGPIQPAGAPQGVTAPRRCPLTAHHQQQHDQQRGHEHEQGQPDVVPHLGHRRAAGSGRRASGASGASAAGAGRGKAPGRHGRRTPPGSAPRRRGGAGRRGGGHRSGPADRPTALPKPVWPMERGREAERGAPLPSHRSGEPGSRRPETPAAAGCASMAEAVHQPRGEKASSGTRGTHGPCRCPPEGPSAPGAADNVSRPRPRCFSAPDPPPCISSSASAPTARLLRGAGAAGRWSAEPRGSLEEAAPRGLQLPECTASWAAWLLPPSRPSAFGYSQTTASVYRLRVCVLGTWLPLGARLQRQSDFKHGFV from the exons ATGGGTCTGGGGTACATCTCTCCGAGCTCGCTCGCGAGAG acAAAACCAGCCGGTCGGCAGGACCAATCCAGCCGGCGGGTGCACCGCAGGGTGTAACCGCCCCGCGGCGATGCCCACTCACCGCACACCATCAGCAGCAGCACGATCAGCAGCGTGGCCACGAACACGAGCAGGGTCAGCCCGACGTTGTGCCACATCTTGGGCACAGGAGGGCGGCCGGCTCCGGGCGGCGGGCGAGCGGCGCGTCCGGGGCTTCAGCAGCCGGCGCCGGGCGCGGCAAGGCGCCGGGGCGGCATGGGCGGCGGACGCCCCCGGGCAGCGCCCCcaggaggcggggcggggcggggcggcgcggAGGCGGGCACCGCAGCGGCCCGGCCGACCGGCCCACGGCCCTTCCCAAGCCTGTCTGGCCGATGGAGCGCGGGCGGGAGGCGGAACGCGGGGCGCCCCTACCCTCTCATCGCTCCGGGGAACCCGGGTCGCGGCGCCCGGAGACTCCGGCGGCAGCCGGATGTGCTTCCATGGCGGAGGCCGTGCACCAGCCAAGGGGAGAGAAGGCGAGCAGTGGAACGCGCGGCACACACGGCCCTTGTCGCTGCCCGCCCGAGGGTCCCTCGGCCCCAGGGGCCGCAGATAACGTCTCCCGGCCGCGGCCGCGATGCTTCTCCGCCCCAGACCCCCCGCCCTGCATCAGCTCATCAGCGAGCGCCCCCACCGCCCGCCTCCTCCGCGGCGCGGGGGCTGCTGGGAGATGGAGTGCAGAGCCGAGGGGGAGCCTTGAGGAGGCCGCCCCGCGGGGACTACAACTCCCAGAATGCACCGCCAGCTGGGCCGCTTGGCTTCTCCCCCCTTCTCGCCCCTCTGCCTTTGGTTATTCTCAAACCACAGCCTCTGTCTACCGACTGCGGGTTTGTGTTCTGGGAACTTGGCTGCCTCTCGGTGCTAGGCTCCAGCGCCAGAGTGATTTCAAACATGGTTTTGTTTAA
- the SMIM13 gene encoding small integral membrane protein 13 isoform X2: MWHNVGLTLLVFVATLLIVLLLMVCGWYFVWHLFLSKFKFLRELVGDTGSQEGDHEPSGSETEDDASSSAPRVRSARQRRAPADEGH; this comes from the exons ATGTGGCACAACGTCGGGCTGACCCTGCTCGTGTTCGTGGCCACGCTGCTGATCGTGCTGCTGCTGATGGTGTGCG gtTGGTACTTTGTTTGGCATCTTTTTTTGTCAAAATTCAAGTTTCTTCGGGAGCTGGTGGGAGACACAGGGTCCCAGGAGGGAGATCACGAGCCTTCAGGGTCTGAAACGGAAGACGACGCTTCCTCCTCCGCACCCCGGGTCAGATCTGCTCGCCAGAGAAGGGCACCTGCGGATGAAGGGCACTGA